ATACGGAAGTTTTTACCGAAATCAGAAACTTGTTTACGATGACTTCTGAAAGTATGATTCGTGGTTATAAAGCGGGACGTTTTAGTTTTAATGTAAAAGGCGGACGTTGCGAAACCTGCGAAGGTTCTGGTGTTCGTACGATTGAAATGAACTTTTTACCAGATGTTTATGTAGAATGCGAAACGTGTCAGGGAAAACGTTTCAATAGAGAAACTTTAGAAATTAGATATAAAGGAAAATCAATTTCGGATGTATTGAATATGACGGTTGACGAAGCAGTTCCGTTCTTTGAAAACATTCCTAAGATTTACAGAAAAGTAAAAACAATTCAAGATGTTGGTTTAGGATATATTACGCTTGGTCAGCAAAGTACAACGCTTTCTGGTGGTGAAGCGCAACGTATAAAACTTGCCGGAGAATTGTCCAAAAAAGACACCGGAAATACATTTTATATTCTGGATGAACCTACAACCGGATTGCATTTTGAAGATATTCGTGTTTTAATGGATGTAATCAATAAATTGGTCGATAAAGGAAATACAATCCTTGTTATCGAACATAACATGGACGTAATTAAACTTGCCGATTATATTATAGATATTGGCCCTGAAGGCGGAAAAGGCGGCGGACAATTAATCGCAAAAGGAACTCCTGAAGAAGTAGCAAAAAGCAAAAAAAGCTATACGGCGAAGTTTTTGAAAAAGGAATTAGAAGCGTAAATCTTTACAGGAAAATCTTTGCTCGACAATACCTTTGCCAAAGTTTAAAACTTTGACAAAGATTTGAAACGCATAAAAAATGAAGAAATAAAAAACAGTTTTTTTAATGAACGATAAATTAACGTTTCCACTTGTAATTCATGCAAATCCAACAAAATTAGAACGTTTTTTAAGTTTGTTTTTAATTGCTTTTATTTTTCTTCCTTTTTCTTATGGTGTTTTCACCGCACAAGGATTCTATTGTTTAAGTCTACCGTTTGGTTTCTTTGGAATGTTGACATTTAACCATTTTACAGATTATAAATTCACAACCTTAAAAATAATTCAAAAAAACAAATTCATATGTTTTACTGAGAATGAAGTAGAAATTTGGGAAGACGAAGAATCTGTTTTATACAATTGGAATGATTTAGAGAACATAAAAATAAACATAATTGCATTTAACGGTAAATGGAAAGATGAAGATGGTAAATATCACGGAATCGAAAATTATATATCATTTGCTTTTCAAGGCGTAACTCATAAATATCTTTTTTACATCGATACTTCTAAAGAATTCAATTTCTTATGGGATTATTTTGAAAAAATAATTTTACCAAAACTATATCTATCCAAGAGAATTAAAGATGAAAGTATAATTATACCATTATTAGATTATACAGAATTACAAAAATTTAAAGCAAAATATAATATAAATAGATACACTGATTTTATATATTTCAACTAAGAAATAAGAATACTCAAAAAATACAAAGTGACTAATTATTCCGTTCAAAAATAAAACAATTCATTACACACTCCAATCTATTGATAATGAATAAGAACATAAGAATGATCCTATTTTAAATGTTACATTTTAATTAATAAATACGCATTTCTGTAACAATTCTCGAAAAAAGCAGTAATTTAGTACGCCCTTTTTGCCAAAGCTTTTAATTCTGGCAAAGAGTAAGATAAAATCCATGAATCTAAAAGACAAATTAACTGGTGTAGACCGATATTTTTCGCCTAAAATTATTGATGAAGTAAACGATCAATATATTAAAGTGGCTAAAATAAAAGGTCAGGAAGTTCCGTGGCATAATCACGAGAATGAAGACGAATTATTTTACATTATAGAGGGTGAACTTTTAATGGAAATTGAAAACGAAGCTTCTTTCACGATGAAAAAAGGTGATTTATTCGTTGTAAAAAAAGGTGTAAATCACCGGGTTTCATCGGTTGAGGAATGTTCTATAATGCTGATTGAATCGAAAACTACTGAACATACCGGAAAAGTTAAAAGCAACATTACAAAATCAATTGAAGAACAAACCTATTAATTAAAAGAGAATTTTTCTTTTTTATAAAACAATATTTCAATTGAAAACCGATGCCCTAGCCCTGATGGGAATGGCATCTTCCGATTTAGAAAAACAAGGCTTTTTAGCCGTAGTTTTTGTTTATCGGGAATATAGTGGACAGCAGGAAATAGCTCCTTCTCCTTCGACTAAACTTGAGATGACAATTTAAAACGACACAGCTAGAAATAAAAATATAAATAATTAAAATACCTAAAATGAGATTAGAAGATTTTGATAATGATGAGGACAAAGTAATTCAGGACCGTTTGAAACAAAAAACGTGGAATGAAATTAGAACAAATGACAGCTGGGCGATTTTTAAAATCATGGCCGAATTTGTAAACGGTTATGAAAGCATGGGACGTATTGGTCCTTGTGTATCGATTTTTGGATCGGCGCGAACAAAACCAGATGATAAGTATTATTTATTGGCGGAAAAAATTGCATTCAAAATCAGTAAAGCTGGTTACGGTGTGATCACAGGAGGTGGTCCCGGAATCATGGAAGCCGGAAATAAAGGTGCACATTTAGGAGGCGGAACTTCGGTTGGTTTGAATATCGAATTGCCTTTTGAACAGCATTTTAACCCTTATATTGACCACGATAAAAACCTGAATTTCGATTATTTCTTTGTGAGAAAAGTTATGTTCGTTAAATATTCGCAAGGTTTTGTGGTTATGCCAGGTGGTTTTGGAACTCTTGACGAAATGTTTGAAGCGATCACTTTGATTCAGACTAAGAAAATTGGAAAATTCCCAATTATTTTAGTTGGTGTTGAATTTTGGTCTGGATTAATTGACTGGGTAAAAACTGTTTTGGTTGAAAAAATGCATACCGTAAGCCCGGAAGATTTAAACTTATTCAAAATCGTAGATACTGAAGATGAAGTAGTTGACGTATTAGATAAATTCTACAAGAAATATGACTTAAGTCCAAATTTCTAAAAATATTTTAAACATATAAATGATGTAAACTAATTTAAATTCACGTTATGCTATGCTTAAAATAACATGAACTTAGATCACTTATATGTTTAATTACATTAAATCTTACAAAAAAGTAAAGCTGTTTTTTAAAACAGCTTTTTTTATGCTATTTTTACATAAAACCAAAACAACTATACGCTCGTAACTTAAGTTATATTCATCAATATCTGAACTATCCTTGAAATCAATCTATAGAATTATATTATTTGTTTTAGTTTTATTAAGTTCGGTAAAACAGTACGCACAACATCAATCTAAGATGGAGGTGGCGGTTAATCTCGAACTCAAAACTCTAAATGTAAAACAGGATATTACGTATTATAATATTTCAAACGACACATTGAATTCGATTGTTCTGAACGATTGGAACAATGCTTTCTCTGACAAAAACACGCCGCTTGCGAGACGTTTTTCTGATGAATTTTATAGAGGTTTTCATCTTGCCAAACCCGCAGAAAGAGGAAATACTACGATTTTAAATTTATCAGATTCTGATAATATGGCGTTTGAATGGGAAAGAACAGATAAGAATCCGGATTACATTATCGTTAAGCTAAATCGGAAATTATATCCCGGACAAAAAATAGATTTGCATCTAACTTATATTTCTAAAATCCCAAGTGACAAATTTACGCGTTATGGCTTTACTCAGAATGGTGGAATGATTTTGAAAAATTGGTTTTTAAGTCCTGCAAGATTTGAAAATCATAGTTTTACAAAAAACGACAATTTCAATCTGGACGATATTGCTAATGCAAGTACTGATTATGAAATCGAAGTAAAACTTCCAAGCAGCTATTCTATTACAACTGATTTGAATTCGGTTTCAAAAGATATTACGAATCCTTCTTTTAGTACGTATTTATTTTCTGGAAATAACAGAACTGATTTTAACTTTTATATCGAAAAACAGAATACTTTCAAAAGCTATGATAATAGTCTTGTAGAAGTTTTATCGGATTTAAAAACCAAGAAACTGGATGAAATTCAAAAGGCAATTATAATTGATCGAGTTGCTACTTTTGCAAATGATTTTATTGGGAAATATCCACATGAAAAAATATTGATTTCTCAGGCAGATTATGATAGAAATCCTTTTTATGGATTAAATCAGTTACCATCTTTTATAAGTCCGTTTAGTGATGATTTTATTTTTGAGATTACTTTCTTAAAAACGTATCTGAATAATTATTTGAAGAATAGTTTACGTTTGGATCCAAGAAAAGACAATTGGGTTTATGACGGAATTCAGATTTATGCCATGATGAAATACATGGAGCAAAATCACCTGGATCAAAAGATGCTTGGACGACTTTCTGACATGAAATTGTTTAAAAGTTACAACATTACAAATCTGACTTTCAACGAGCAATACAGTTATTATTACATGTTAATGGCGAGAAAAAATCTCGATCAACCACTTGGCGACCCAAAAAATACTTTAATAAAATTCAACGAACAAATTGCCAGCAAATACCGCGCAGGTTTAAGTCTGAGTTATTTAGATGATTATCTAAATAATAATATTGTTCCTGAAAGTGTGCACGAATTTTATAATCTGAACAAAAAAGAACAAACGAATCGCTATGATTTCGAAAAAATACTAACTAAAAACAGTCCAAAAAACATCAAATGGTTTTTTAATACCATCATAGATTCACGTGATATTATTGACTATAAGTTTACAAATGTTTCGAGAACTAAAGACAGCGTTCAGTTTAAAATAAAAAATAAGACCGATAACTTTGTTCCGATTCCAGTTTACGGAATTAAGAAAAATGAAGTAGTATTCAAGAAATGGATTGAACCAAAGAATAATGATTCGATTTATGAATTTGCCCGAAAAAATGCAGACAAACTGGTTCTTAATTACGACAACGAGGTTCCGGAATACAACCAAAGAAACAATTGGAAATCTCTGAAAAGTGTTGTAATAGTAAATCGTCCTATAAAATTTAATTTTGCCAAAGATCTTGAAGATCCGTATTACAATCAGATTTTATATATCCCAACGCTGACTTATAATTTATACGATGGTTTGACACCCGGAATTCGTTTTCACAACAAAACTATTCTTGACAAACCGTTTACTTTTGACATTAATCCTGCTTATTCTATAAATGCAGGGACAATTTCCGGTTCTTCGGCATTTTCATGGAGCGAATATTACAGAAATAGTACCTTATATAATGTGCGATATTCTTTGAGTCAAAATTATTTTCACTACGCTCCAGACGCAGCATATTTCAGATTAAATCCGATGGTTCAGTTTAGAATCCGTGAAGAAAATTTTAGAGACAATAGAAAACAGCTAATACTGTTTCGTCAGGTAATTGTAAATCGTGAGGAGAGCAAATATATAACTGATAATTCAAAACCAAATTATTCGGTTTTCAATGCGCGTTATTCAAATACAAAAACCGAGTTGATTAATCATTTCAGCTACATGAATGATCTTCAAGTTTCGGGAGATTTTGGAAAAATTGCCGGAGAAGTTGAATATAGAAGATTGTTCGAAAACAATCACAAATTAAATTTAAGAATGTACGCCGGAGCTTTTATATACAACTCTACAAATTCAGATTATTTTAGTTTTGGTTTAGATCGTCCAACAGATTATCTTTTTGATTATAATTTTTACGGAAGATCTGAAAGTACGGGATTCTTTAGTCAGCAATTTGTAATGGCAGAAGGTGGTTTTAAATCAAAATTAGAACCAGCATACGCCAATCAATGGATGACAACTTTGAATGCCAGTTATTCGATTTGGAACTGGATTGAAATGTATGGAGATATTGGTTTTATGAAAAGTAAACATCAAAGTGCAGACTTTGTTTATGATAGCGGTATACGGTTAAATTTGGTTCCGGACTATTTTGAACTCTATTTTCCCGTTTATTCGAATAATGGATGGGAGGTTTCTCAAAAAAATTATGACCAAAAAATACGATTTGTTATCACTTTATCACCAAAAACATTAGTCAATCTTTTCACTAGAAAATGGTTCTAATCGAATGAATTTTAAATAAAAACCTGCATTATTATCACAAAAAACAAATTTTACGTAAAAATACCACAAAAAAAGTACGTAGTTTTTTGGTTTTAAATACAAATAATTGAATTATATTTATTTTAAAGAATTATGATTATTGATTGTTTTTAAGTAATTTCGCAGAGTAAACATGACTCTCCAAGATTATGATAAAAGAAAAAAGCAATACTACATTAACATTTGAAGATTTCAAAACTGAGGTATTGAACGACTATAGAATTGCAGTTACCAGCCGCGAATGTAGTCTTTTAGGTCGTAAAGAAGTATTAACTGGTAAAGCCAAATTTGGAATATTTGGAGACGGAAAAGAAGTGCCGCAGCTTGCTATGGCAAAAGCTTTTAAAAACGGAGATTTCCGTTCCGGATACTATCGCGATCAGACTTTTATGATGGCAATTGGCGAGCTGACTCCAAAACAATTTTTCGCAGGTTTATACGGTCATACCGATTTAGATTTTGATCCAATGTCTGCAGGAAGACAAATGGGCGGACACTTTGTAACGCACAGTTTGAACGAAGACGGATCTTGGAAAGACTTAACAAAACAAAAAAATTCAAGCGCAGATATATCTCCAACAGCCGGACAAATGCCAAGATTATTGGGATTAGCTCAAGCTTCAAAAATTTACAGAAATGTTGATGGTATCACTATCAAAGACAAATTCTCTGTGAACGGAAATGAAGTTGCATGGGGAACTATTGGAAATGCAAGTACATCTGAAGGTTTGTTTTTTGAAACCATAAATGCTGCCGGAGTTCTACAAGTACCAATGGTTATGAGTGTTTGGGATGATGAATACGGAATTTCGGTTCACGCAAAACATCAAACCACTAAAGAAAACATCTCTGAAATCTTAAAAGGATACCAACGCGACGAAGATTCTAAAGGTTATGATATTTTTAGAGTAAAAGGTTGGGATTATGCCGAGTTAGTTTCTACTTATGAAAGAGCCGGTGCAATCGCCCGCGAACAACACGTTCCTGTTTTAATTCACGTAAACGAATTAACTCAGCCACAAGGACATTCTACTTCTGGTTCTCACGAACGTTACAAAAATGCAGAAAGACTGGCTTGGGAAAAAGATTTTGACTGTATTCGTCAGATGCGTTTATGGATGATCGCCATCAATATTGCATCTCCTGAGGAATTGGCTGAAATTGATTTTGAATTGAAAAAAGAAGTTCTCGAAGCCAAAAAAGAAGCTTGGAATTCTTTTATAAATCCAATTATCGAAGATCAAAAAAATCTTTTAATATTATTGGAGCAAATTGCTGAGGCAAGCATCAATCATAAAGAAAGAATTAAAAAATACATATCTGAATTAAGCGCTATAAAATCACCTTTAAAAAAGGAAATGCTTGTTATTGCAAGAAAGATTTTACGCTTTATCGAAGTTCCAAATAGTAAAGTTATACTATCAAAATGGATCACAGATTATATTGGAATCACACAAGAAAGATTCAGCAGTAATTTATATTCTGATTCTGAGCAAAATGTATTTTCAGTTAAGAAAGTACTTCCTGAATATGCTGAAAATGCAAAAGCTGACTTAGATGGACGTATGATTTTACGTGACAACTTTGACGCTTTGTTTAGCAAATATCCAGAAACTTTAATCTTTGGTGAAGACGTAGGAAACATTGGTGACGTAAACCAAGGTTTAGAAGGAATGCAGGAAAAATACGGTGAACTTCGTGTTGCCGATGTTGGTATTCGTGAAGCAACTATTCTTGGACAAGGAATTGGAATGGCTTTGAGAGGCTTACGTCCAATTGCTGAGATTCAATATTTAGATTATTTACTGTATGCGATTCAAATCATGAGTGATGATTTGGCTACTTTACAATACAGAACCGTTGGAAAACAAAAAGCACCATTAATTATCAGAACTCGTGGACATCGTCTGGAAGGTATCTGGCATTCTGGTTCTCCAATGGGAATGATTATTAACGCTATTCGCGGAATCCACGTTTTGGTTCCTAGAAATATGACGCAAGCGGCAGGATTTTACAACGCTCTTTTAGAGACTGACGAACCAGCTTTAGTTATCGAATGTTTGAATGGTTACCGTTTAAAAGAAAAAACTCCGTTAAACTTTGGAGAATTCAAAACACCAATTGGTGTAGTTGAAACCCTAAAAGAAGGTTCAGATATCACTTTAGTTTCTTATGGATCAACATTGAGATTGGTAGAACAAGCTGCAGTAGAATTGTTGGATTTAGGAATTGATTGTGAAGTAATCGATATTCAGTCTTTACTTCCGTTTGATGTTAACAAGGATATTGTAAAAAGTATTGCCAAAACAAATCGTCTTTTAGTAATTGACGAAGACGTTCCTGGAGGAGCTTCAGCATTTATTTTACAACAAATTCTGGAAGACCAAGACGCTTATAATTACTTAGACAGTAAACCGCAAACCCTTGCTGCAAAAGAACACAGACCAGCTTATGGAACTGATGGTGACTATTTCTCAAAACCTTCTGCCGAAGATATTTTTGAAAAAGTATACAGTATGATGAATGAAGTTAATCCATCTAAATTCCCTAGTTTATACTAAAAATTTAGTTCGGTTTTGAATATAAAAAAAGCTTGTAGACAATTGTTTACAAGCTTTTTTATTTTTACTCAAACTATGTCATTGCCAGGAACGAAGCAACCACACTATTAAAACATGACGTGATAAAGCAAGTGAGATTGCTTCGTTCCTCGCAATGACAAAAAATCCGCGTCTTCGCAATAGCGAATCCGTGTCATCCGCGTGCCATCACAAAAACTAAGACTTCAAAATAGCCCTAGCCTTCTCTAAATCCTCAGCCGTATCAATCCCAATACCAACATGAGTTGTTTCGACCATTTTAATACGTTTTCCGAATTCTAAATAACGTAGTTGCTCTAACTTCTCAGAAGCTTCCAAAGATTTCATTGGTAAACTATAAAAATCTAACAAAGCTTGCTTTCTAAAAGCATAAATCCCGATGTGTTGAAAATAACGCACACCAACATCTTTATCTCTAGGATATGGAATCACTGAACGTGAAAAATACAATGCAAATTGCAATTGATCAACCACCACTTTTACATTATTTGGATTATTTATATCGTCCTCATTTGTGATTTCACGCATTAACGAAGCCAAATCAATCTTGCGATCGTCATCATTTTTAAAAACAGATAAAACCTGTTCTAATGGTCCGGCTTCTGTAAAAGGTTCATCACCTTGCACGTTTACAACAATATCAACATCTAAATTCGCAACAGCTTCAGCAATTCGATCACTTCCGGATTCGTGCTCTTTGATGCTCATAATGGCTTTTCCGCCGTGATTTACAATTTCATCAAATATCAAATCAGAATCCGTTACTACAAATACATCATCAAACAATTTTGTAGCAACAGTTGCTTCATAAGTTCTTAAAATCACAGTTTTTCCACCTAAATCCTGCATCAATTTAGCAGGAAAACGTGTTGAAGCATATCGTGCCGGAATTACAGCTATTATTTTCATTTTAAATTTATTTTTAAACGTAAACAAATGTAACTATTCGAAATTAAGTTTAAAAGAAATTACTTTATCAATAGATTTCAGCTTTTTCTAAACCGCTTGATTTTTTTATTTTACTATTTGCCCCCTTTTTTCTTCATAACTAACTGAATTACAATTTGATATTCAAAACTTATCTATTTAATTACAAAATGTAAGATTTTTTTTAAGTAGTTTTATATCAGTTTTTTAACACAAAACTTTCGTAATCAATTACTGGTAAGATATTTACAAAACAGAAAATTCTAATTTAAATTTTGGAAACCATGAAGGAAGAAATTAAAATCGCTGAAGTAGACAAAAATGATTTTTTGGAAAATGAATTACAAAATAAAGCAACAAATATTGTAAAGCTAATTGAGCAAATCACAGAACGTTATCCCCCAAAAAATGCAATAATCGACAACTCAAGTAAAACCACATATCAAAATCTTAACGAAAAAGCCAATCAACTAGCTCGATATTTACAAACCAATGGCATTCAATCAAACAGTAAAATAGGCGTTTGTATTCCGCAATCGGCAAATCGGATCATCGCTTTTCTGGCCATTCTAAAAACCGGTGCCTCCTATTTACCAATAGACGCAGATTTGCCACAATCGCGAATACAAATGATGATTACCGATTCTGAAATTGATCTTTTGTTGACAATAGATTCGGTTTTAGATAAAATAGAAAGTGGCAAAACAATCATTAAAGCATTAAACTTATTGACCGAAGAGGAATCCTTTAAAGCATTATCTGATGAAAATCTTCCAAGCCAAATATTACCCGAAAACCCTGCGTACATAATCTATACTTCCGGAAGTACCGGAATACCAAAAGGAGTTATTATTGGTCATAAATCGTTCCTGAATTTTGTACAATTTCAGGCAGATCTTTTAGGTTTATCAAGCGAAAATACGACTCTTCAGTTTGCATCTCCAAGTTTTGACGCTGCAGTAATAGACATTTGGACACCATTAATCAAAGGCGCAACAATTTATTTATATCCAAATAACAAAATTGTTGGAGAACCACTTTTGGATTTTATTGTCCAAAATAATATTGATACCATCCCACTATTACCTCCAATGGTTTTGGCTTCATTACCTCAAAACCGACCAATTGGAAATCTAAAAACAATAGCAATTGGCGGTGAAGCCTGTACTGAAAATACGGTAAAAGCATGGTATAAAAAAATCCGACTAATCAATAGCTACGGACCTACGGAAGCCACAGTTGCAGTTAGCAATTATGAATTCAAAACTGAAATCAATCCCAGAATTATAGGAAAGGCTATGCTATTTGCTAAATTATTGATTTTAGACAAAAACTTAAAACCGTCTGAATCAGGTAGTATTGGAGAACTTTATATTAGCGGTGATCAATTGGCTTTAGGATATCTAAATCGCTCTGAAGACACCAAAAAAGCTTTTATACAAACACCAGAATGGCTTCTGAATCTCAATAATAATAATAATAATAATAATAATAATAATAATAATAATAGACTCTATAAAACGGGCGACATGGTTTTGTTAAGAGAAGATGGAAATTTAGAATTTTACGGCAGAACGGACGATCAGGTTAAAATAAGAGGATATAGAATCGAATTGGCAGAGATTGAGCACAACATTTCTAAATTACCTCAGATTTCTAAAGCCGCATTAAAAGTTCAAAAAAAAGAAAATGGATTACCTACTCTGGTTGCCTTCGTTCAACTGCATGCAACAACAGATCATGAGACAAAATCATTGCAATCAATAAGAGCAAAACTTCAACAAGTAATGCCTGCTTATATGTTGCCGGACAAGTATATCGTAATCGAAAAAATGCCGCTAACTCATGCAGGAAAAATTGATAAATCTATTCTGGAAATCCCTGAGAATCCAACAAAAAGTAATACGACACCAAAATGGAAAGACGATAATCTTACTGAAATTGTAAAACATATCTGGAAAGATTTATTATCACTTAATGTTATAGATCAAGATGATGATTTTTTTGAATTAGGCGGTCATTCTTTATTATTGGCACAACTTCATATCAGTCTTCCGGAACCTATTAGAAATCGCATTACTCTTCCGGAGCTTTATATCTACAAAACCATTTCGTCATTTGTAAAAGAAGTTGAAAAACGAATGCTTGAAACAGAAGTTTCACAAAAAAAGAAAGCAGAAGAAATGATTAAAGAACTTGTAAAAGATGCAGAACTTCATATAGATTTTACCATAACCGATATTCCGAATCCTTCAGTTTTAAAAAATCCGAATTCTATTTTTTTAACCGGAGTTACAGGCTTTGTAGGATCTCATTTATTAGAAGAACTTTTGCAGCATACAACAGCAAATATTTACTGTTTAGTGCGAGCAACAACTAAAGAAGAAGGATTAGAACGAATTAAAGAAACATTTGCCAAATTCAAGCTTCATTGGTTGAATGTTTACGACAACCGAATTATCGCTATGATTGGCGATTTATCCTTACCGCATTTTGGAATGGATCAAGAGAATTATAACTTTATCACCGAAAACATTGAAGTAATTTATCATTCCGGAAGTTCCGTAAGTTATGTACAGCCTTATCCACTAATAAAAAAATCGAATATTGACGGATTACATAATGTTATCGATCTCGCTGTTACAAAAAAAATAAAATATCTGGTATTGCTATCTTCAATGGGCGTCTTTAGTTGGGGAAGACCGTTTACAAAAAAAACATGGATGTATGAAGATGATGCGATAGATCAAAATATGGCAGCAGTTTCTCGTGATTTGGGATATATAAAAACCAAATGGGTAATGGAAAGTATCGCCGAAAAAGCAAGAATAAAAGGACTGCCTATTATCAATTTCAGATTAGGTTTTGCCGTTTGTCACAGTACTTCAGGCGCTACAGTCATGAATCAGTGGTGGGGAGCGTTAATCAGAAGTTGTGTAAAGCTCAAATCATTTCCGTTAGTTATGGGACTCAAAGACGAATTGACTACAGTAGATTATATGTGTAAAGCGATTATGCATATTAGTCAAAAAAAGGAAGCTGTAGGTCTAAATTTCCACCTTTCTCCTCTGGCTGAAAATGACGTTTCACTGACTGATTTTTGTTCAAAAATGAATGAATATTATAGTACAAATCTCGAAGGAATAGAATATCATCAATGGCTTAACCAATGGAAATATGACAGCAATCTGCCAATTTATCCTTTGCTTAGCTTATTTACAGAAGATGTACACGAAGGCAAATCATTAGTAGAAGCTTATGAAAACACCTATTATTATGACCGAAGTAATACCAAGCATTTTTTAGAAGATTCTAATTTAACACCACCGCTTTTTGATAAAAAATTAATGACTCCTTACTTAGAATTCATGGGAGTATTTAAAGCGTAAAATTTCAATTAATGAGGGATAATGCTTTCTGTATTATCCCTTATATTAAGGTTACAAATGCAATATTGCTGCCAAAAACACCTAAACTGGCATCCAAATAATTCCTGTAATTAACAATTTACTTTAAGCGTATTAAACACGTTTTTAAAAATGTAACATATTGAACTTCA
This genomic window from Flavobacterium sp. 9 contains:
- a CDS encoding thiamine pyrophosphate-dependent enzyme, translating into MIKEKSNTTLTFEDFKTEVLNDYRIAVTSRECSLLGRKEVLTGKAKFGIFGDGKEVPQLAMAKAFKNGDFRSGYYRDQTFMMAIGELTPKQFFAGLYGHTDLDFDPMSAGRQMGGHFVTHSLNEDGSWKDLTKQKNSSADISPTAGQMPRLLGLAQASKIYRNVDGITIKDKFSVNGNEVAWGTIGNASTSEGLFFETINAAGVLQVPMVMSVWDDEYGISVHAKHQTTKENISEILKGYQRDEDSKGYDIFRVKGWDYAELVSTYERAGAIAREQHVPVLIHVNELTQPQGHSTSGSHERYKNAERLAWEKDFDCIRQMRLWMIAINIASPEELAEIDFELKKEVLEAKKEAWNSFINPIIEDQKNLLILLEQIAEASINHKERIKKYISELSAIKSPLKKEMLVIARKILRFIEVPNSKVILSKWITDYIGITQERFSSNLYSDSEQNVFSVKKVLPEYAENAKADLDGRMILRDNFDALFSKYPETLIFGEDVGNIGDVNQGLEGMQEKYGELRVADVGIREATILGQGIGMALRGLRPIAEIQYLDYLLYAIQIMSDDLATLQYRTVGKQKAPLIIRTRGHRLEGIWHSGSPMGMIINAIRGIHVLVPRNMTQAAGFYNALLETDEPALVIECLNGYRLKEKTPLNFGEFKTPIGVVETLKEGSDITLVSYGSTLRLVEQAAVELLDLGIDCEVIDIQSLLPFDVNKDIVKSIAKTNRLLVIDEDVPGGASAFILQQILEDQDAYNYLDSKPQTLAAKEHRPAYGTDGDYFSKPSAEDIFEKVYSMMNEVNPSKFPSLY
- the kdsB gene encoding 3-deoxy-manno-octulosonate cytidylyltransferase, whose product is MKIIAVIPARYASTRFPAKLMQDLGGKTVILRTYEATVATKLFDDVFVVTDSDLIFDEIVNHGGKAIMSIKEHESGSDRIAEAVANLDVDIVVNVQGDEPFTEAGPLEQVLSVFKNDDDRKIDLASLMREITNEDDINNPNNVKVVVDQLQFALYFSRSVIPYPRDKDVGVRYFQHIGIYAFRKQALLDFYSLPMKSLEASEKLEQLRYLEFGKRIKMVETTHVGIGIDTAEDLEKARAILKS
- a CDS encoding cupin domain-containing protein, producing the protein MNLKDKLTGVDRYFSPKIIDEVNDQYIKVAKIKGQEVPWHNHENEDELFYIIEGELLMEIENEASFTMKKGDLFVVKKGVNHRVSSVEECSIMLIESKTTEHTGKVKSNITKSIEEQTY
- a CDS encoding TIGR00730 family Rossman fold protein translates to MRLEDFDNDEDKVIQDRLKQKTWNEIRTNDSWAIFKIMAEFVNGYESMGRIGPCVSIFGSARTKPDDKYYLLAEKIAFKISKAGYGVITGGGPGIMEAGNKGAHLGGGTSVGLNIELPFEQHFNPYIDHDKNLNFDYFFVRKVMFVKYSQGFVVMPGGFGTLDEMFEAITLIQTKKIGKFPIILVGVEFWSGLIDWVKTVLVEKMHTVSPEDLNLFKIVDTEDEVVDVLDKFYKKYDLSPNF
- a CDS encoding aminopeptidase, which codes for MEVAVNLELKTLNVKQDITYYNISNDTLNSIVLNDWNNAFSDKNTPLARRFSDEFYRGFHLAKPAERGNTTILNLSDSDNMAFEWERTDKNPDYIIVKLNRKLYPGQKIDLHLTYISKIPSDKFTRYGFTQNGGMILKNWFLSPARFENHSFTKNDNFNLDDIANASTDYEIEVKLPSSYSITTDLNSVSKDITNPSFSTYLFSGNNRTDFNFYIEKQNTFKSYDNSLVEVLSDLKTKKLDEIQKAIIIDRVATFANDFIGKYPHEKILISQADYDRNPFYGLNQLPSFISPFSDDFIFEITFLKTYLNNYLKNSLRLDPRKDNWVYDGIQIYAMMKYMEQNHLDQKMLGRLSDMKLFKSYNITNLTFNEQYSYYYMLMARKNLDQPLGDPKNTLIKFNEQIASKYRAGLSLSYLDDYLNNNIVPESVHEFYNLNKKEQTNRYDFEKILTKNSPKNIKWFFNTIIDSRDIIDYKFTNVSRTKDSVQFKIKNKTDNFVPIPVYGIKKNEVVFKKWIEPKNNDSIYEFARKNADKLVLNYDNEVPEYNQRNNWKSLKSVVIVNRPIKFNFAKDLEDPYYNQILYIPTLTYNLYDGLTPGIRFHNKTILDKPFTFDINPAYSINAGTISGSSAFSWSEYYRNSTLYNVRYSLSQNYFHYAPDAAYFRLNPMVQFRIREENFRDNRKQLILFRQVIVNREESKYITDNSKPNYSVFNARYSNTKTELINHFSYMNDLQVSGDFGKIAGEVEYRRLFENNHKLNLRMYAGAFIYNSTNSDYFSFGLDRPTDYLFDYNFYGRSESTGFFSQQFVMAEGGFKSKLEPAYANQWMTTLNASYSIWNWIEMYGDIGFMKSKHQSADFVYDSGIRLNLVPDYFELYFPVYSNNGWEVSQKNYDQKIRFVITLSPKTLVNLFTRKWF